One segment of Kogia breviceps isolate mKogBre1 chromosome 14, mKogBre1 haplotype 1, whole genome shotgun sequence DNA contains the following:
- the ZBP1 gene encoding Z-DNA-binding protein 1, whose translation MAEAPAKPGDADLEQRILEVLRDSGSPVKTAQLVQKCQVPKKKLSQVLHNMKKESKGVLLVGPATWRLDDGGTKEVVPAELAERPQKDAAATPRKPGPELSQRQEEIFRFLEAHGPHRALIVAQALGMKTAKEVNPDLYAMRNKHLLDLDQKSNSWAVYRPEGSRSQSTPVIYQQNPINMISQDGPNSHISIENSEDIQIGHGNVIVRRMASGENGSMAPLYLPPMAPTDPSTQGPLAGAWGPRDIRKEKSVLRQMGHGNEMSHHGNPAKGPAHRACGRPPGPEASIGIQIPEPGPHSEGGMAQRAHIGSCFLEDTTVGNNRMKVNPGAADPRGVVRAGEPAGSADPPSGAARSRSEVPPGSSQAAPVSAETLISEELAALTVTKQGSQECRRHLLSDRIAEPVSLEGGTRSKQPVGGLAQEGPGSQ comes from the exons ATGGCTGAGGCCCCTGCCAAACCTGGAGACGCAG ACCTTGAGCAGAGGATTTTGGAGGTGCTGAGGGACTCTGGCTCCCCTGTGAAGACTGCCCAGCTGGTACAGAAATGCCAAGTGCCCAAGAAGAAACTCAGCCAGGTCCTCCACAACATGAAGAAGGAGTCAAAGGGAGTCCTGCTCGTAGGCCCCGCGACGTGGCGCTTGGACGATGGTGGGACCAAAGAAGTGGTTCCCGCAGAGCTGG CAGAGAGGCCCCAGAAAGATGCAGCTGCAACTCCCCGGAAGCCTGGCCCTGAGCTCAGCCAGCGAC AGGAAGAGATCTTCCGGTTTCTGGAAGCCCATGGGCCCCACAGAGCCCTGATCGTTGCCCAGGCCCTGGGAATGAAGACGGCAAAGGAAGTCAACCCAGACTTGTACGCGATGAGGAACAAGCACCTCCTGGACTTAGACCAGAAATCAAACTCTTGGGCTGTGTATCGACCAG AAGGTTCTAGAAGTCAGTCCACCCCAGTTATTTACCAGCAAAATCCAATCAACATGATCAGTCAGGATGGACCAAACAGCCACATTTCCATTGAGAACTCCGAAGACATCCAGATTGGACATGGGAATGTCATAGTGAGACGAATGGCCTCTGGGGAAAATG GCTCCATGGCTCCCCTCTACCTCCCTCCAATGGCGCCAACTGATCCCTCAACTCAGGGTCCCCTGGCTGGAGCCTGGGGGCCCCGGGACATCCGGAAGGAGAAGTCTGTGCTCAGACAGATGGGGCACGGCAACGAGATGAGTCATCACGGCAACCCAGCCAAGGGCCCAGCCCACAGAGCCTGTGGCAGGCCCCCAG GCCCGGAAGCTTCCATCGGAATTCAAATCCCCGAACCAGGACCTCACTCCGAAGGGGGCATGGCCCAGAGAGCCCACATTGGCTCGTGCTTCCTGGAGGACACCACCGTAGGCAACAACAGGATGAAGGTCAACCCGGGGGCGGCTGATCCCAGAGGAGTCGTGAGGGCGGGCGAGCCAGCAGGGAGCGCAG ACCCTCCCTCCGGAGCTGCACGATCCAGAAGCGAGGTCCCTCCCGGCAGCAGTCAGGCTGCCCCCGTCAGCGCTGAGACGCTCATCTCAGAAGAGTTAGCGGCTCTGACGGTCACAAAGCAGGGGTCCCAGGAGTGCAGAAGACACCTGCTGAGCGACAGAATCGCAGAGCCAGTGTCCCTGGAGGGTGGGACTCGGAGCAAGCAGCCTGTAGGCGGACTCGCGCAGGAAGGGCCTGGGAGCCAGTGA